One stretch of Girardinichthys multiradiatus isolate DD_20200921_A chromosome 2, DD_fGirMul_XY1, whole genome shotgun sequence DNA includes these proteins:
- the LOC124858382 gene encoding uncharacterized protein LOC124858382 isoform X1 — translation MSNSSTNGEEEVNNSSSEDEFNNENSPTTTLMDKGLQENDNKDNQISAENCINTSNSEDEHEGLNTESTATSKWDVDISENEEAMSYSEEDLSDAASNEGENHASNEDVMEGNRTGEKTPELPVGSEDQADGDNPLYPGAPVSKGETLLMLMSYVLRNNLTGKALTHLLEMFNLIFPGLIPPSHYLFHKEFGNSSQSEVHFYCEKCLAYLGISAHCPSHCTFCNTVFDANRSLKNGFFFLVIPLHAQIKQLLQEHDFSLTEKTRSFGVLTDIQSGGEYQKLCDSGVLGKDDLTLILNCDGAPVFKSSKCSIWPIQCQVIELEPEIRKRHILMSALWFGPAKPSMITLLTPFVKEASLLETEGIAWQDRKGHSHVSKVFVLICSSDSVARPLLRNTKQFNGFYGCDFCLHRGGRSYPYEQPELLLRNERDHFSHAMSGTTNEPVYGVKGPSPLMQLQHFQMINGFIPDYQHNVCLGITCQFYTVV, via the exons ATGAGTAACTCTTCAACCAATGGAGAGGAAGAAGTCAACAATTCAAGCAGTGAAGATGAATTCAATAATGAGAACTCTCCCACAACTACCCTGATGGACAAGGGCTTACAAGAG AATGATAATAAAGATAACCAAATCAGTGCAGAAAACTGTATTAACACTTCCAACAGTGAAGATGAACATGAGGGACTCAACACTGAGAGCACTGCCACAAGCAAATGGGATGTGGACATTTCAGAG AATGAAGAAGCCATGTCATATTCTGAAGAGGACTTGAGTGATGCTGCTAGTAATGAAGGGGAAAACCATGCTAGCAATGAAGATGTAATGGAGGGGAATAGAACTGGAGAAAAGACACCTGAACTTCCAGTG GGCAGTGAAGACCAAGCAGATGGTGACAATCCCCTGTATCCTGGTGCACCTGTTTCAAAGGGAGAAACTTTATTGATGCTCATGTCATATGTGCTGCGGAACAATTTAACAGGCAAAGCACTTACTCATTTACTGGAAATGTTCAACTTAATTTTTCCAGGTCTGATTCCACCCTCACATTACCTTTTCCACAAAGAATTTGGAAATTCATCACAGTCTGAAGTtcacttttattgtgaaaaatgCTTAGCATACCTTGGCATTAGTGCACACTGTCCCTCTCATTGTACCTTTTGCAACACAGTGTTTGATGCCAACAGAAGTTTAAAAAATGGCTTCTTCTTTCTTGTAATTCCCCTTCATGCACAGATTAAACAACTTCTGCAGGAACATGATTTCAGTCTTACTGAAAAAACTAGATCCTTTGGTGTTTTAACTGACATCCAGTCTGGTGGAGAGTATCAGAAATTGTGTGACAGTGGAGTTCTTGGAAAAGATGATTTGACCCTGATTTTGAATTGTGATGGTGCACCAGTGTTTAAAAGCTCTAAATGCAGCATTTGGCCAATTCAGTGCCAGGTAATTGAACTGGAACCAGAAATAAGAAAAAGGCACATTTTGATGTCAGCATTATGGTTTGGGCCAGCTAAACCATCAATGATTACATTGCTGACACCATTTGTTAAAGAAGCTTCATTATTAGAGACTGAAGGCATTGCCTGGCAGGACAGAAAAGGACACAGTCATGTTTCCAAAGTGTTTGTCCTAATTTGTAGCTCTGATTCTGTGGCTCGTCCATTGCTTCGCAACACTAAGCAGTTCAATGGTTTTTACGGCTGTGATTTTTGCTTGCACAGAGGTGGTAGATCGTATCCATACGAACAACCTGAACTTCTACTTAGAAATGAGAGGGATCATTTCAGTCATGCAATGTCAGGAACAACTAATGAACCAGTGTATGGAGTCAAAGGGCCATCTCCTTTAATGCAACTTCAACACTTCCAAATGATAAATGGCTTCATTCCTGACTATCAACACAATGTGTGTCTGGGAATCACTTGCCAATTCTACACTGTGGTTTGA
- the LOC124858382 gene encoding uncharacterized protein LOC124858382 isoform X3 encodes MSNSSTNGEEEVNNSSSEDEFNNENSPTTTLMDKGLQENDNKDNQISAENCINTSNSEDEHEGLNTESTATSKWDVDISENEEAMSYSEEDLSDAASNEGENHASNEDVMEGNRTGEKTPELPVVCRQWFNNTLLVVAVNGKWTELV; translated from the exons ATGAGTAACTCTTCAACCAATGGAGAGGAAGAAGTCAACAATTCAAGCAGTGAAGATGAATTCAATAATGAGAACTCTCCCACAACTACCCTGATGGACAAGGGCTTACAAGAG AATGATAATAAAGATAACCAAATCAGTGCAGAAAACTGTATTAACACTTCCAACAGTGAAGATGAACATGAGGGACTCAACACTGAGAGCACTGCCACAAGCAAATGGGATGTGGACATTTCAGAG AATGAAGAAGCCATGTCATATTCTGAAGAGGACTTGAGTGATGCTGCTAGTAATGAAGGGGAAAACCATGCTAGCAATGAAGATGTAATGGAGGGGAATAGAACTGGAGAAAAGACACCTGAACTTCCAGTGGTATGTAGACAGTGGTTCAATAATACATTGCTAGTAGTtgctgtaaatggtaaatggactgaacttgtataa
- the LOC124858382 gene encoding uncharacterized protein LOC124858382 isoform X2, which translates to MSYSEEDLSDAASNEGENHASNEDVMEGNRTGEKTPELPVGSEDQADGDNPLYPGAPVSKGETLLMLMSYVLRNNLTGKALTHLLEMFNLIFPGLIPPSHYLFHKEFGNSSQSEVHFYCEKCLAYLGISAHCPSHCTFCNTVFDANRSLKNGFFFLVIPLHAQIKQLLQEHDFSLTEKTRSFGVLTDIQSGGEYQKLCDSGVLGKDDLTLILNCDGAPVFKSSKCSIWPIQCQVIELEPEIRKRHILMSALWFGPAKPSMITLLTPFVKEASLLETEGIAWQDRKGHSHVSKVFVLICSSDSVARPLLRNTKQFNGFYGCDFCLHRGGRSYPYEQPELLLRNERDHFSHAMSGTTNEPVYGVKGPSPLMQLQHFQMINGFIPDYQHNVCLGITCQFYTVV; encoded by the exons ATGTCATATTCTGAAGAGGACTTGAGTGATGCTGCTAGTAATGAAGGGGAAAACCATGCTAGCAATGAAGATGTAATGGAGGGGAATAGAACTGGAGAAAAGACACCTGAACTTCCAGTG GGCAGTGAAGACCAAGCAGATGGTGACAATCCCCTGTATCCTGGTGCACCTGTTTCAAAGGGAGAAACTTTATTGATGCTCATGTCATATGTGCTGCGGAACAATTTAACAGGCAAAGCACTTACTCATTTACTGGAAATGTTCAACTTAATTTTTCCAGGTCTGATTCCACCCTCACATTACCTTTTCCACAAAGAATTTGGAAATTCATCACAGTCTGAAGTtcacttttattgtgaaaaatgCTTAGCATACCTTGGCATTAGTGCACACTGTCCCTCTCATTGTACCTTTTGCAACACAGTGTTTGATGCCAACAGAAGTTTAAAAAATGGCTTCTTCTTTCTTGTAATTCCCCTTCATGCACAGATTAAACAACTTCTGCAGGAACATGATTTCAGTCTTACTGAAAAAACTAGATCCTTTGGTGTTTTAACTGACATCCAGTCTGGTGGAGAGTATCAGAAATTGTGTGACAGTGGAGTTCTTGGAAAAGATGATTTGACCCTGATTTTGAATTGTGATGGTGCACCAGTGTTTAAAAGCTCTAAATGCAGCATTTGGCCAATTCAGTGCCAGGTAATTGAACTGGAACCAGAAATAAGAAAAAGGCACATTTTGATGTCAGCATTATGGTTTGGGCCAGCTAAACCATCAATGATTACATTGCTGACACCATTTGTTAAAGAAGCTTCATTATTAGAGACTGAAGGCATTGCCTGGCAGGACAGAAAAGGACACAGTCATGTTTCCAAAGTGTTTGTCCTAATTTGTAGCTCTGATTCTGTGGCTCGTCCATTGCTTCGCAACACTAAGCAGTTCAATGGTTTTTACGGCTGTGATTTTTGCTTGCACAGAGGTGGTAGATCGTATCCATACGAACAACCTGAACTTCTACTTAGAAATGAGAGGGATCATTTCAGTCATGCAATGTCAGGAACAACTAATGAACCAGTGTATGGAGTCAAAGGGCCATCTCCTTTAATGCAACTTCAACACTTCCAAATGATAAATGGCTTCATTCCTGACTATCAACACAATGTGTGTCTGGGAATCACTTGCCAATTCTACACTGTGGTTTGA